The Pseudomonas fragi DNA window TTCGTCAGGACGGCGCGCCAGCCAGTCAGGGTTCACCGCCAGACGCTCCAGCCATACAGCATCCGGCGACCAGGCATCACGCAGGCTCTCGCCAGTGGTGCGATAGGGGTTGAAGGTTTGCTCGGGATGCTGCGGCACCAGCTGGACTGGACAATAACCCTTTTGCGACAACGGTTTGCCACCCACCATCACACGGCCCGAAGTTGCTGACTGCCATTGCGCCAGCACCCGGCCCAGGGTGGTTTTGCCGTAACCGCTGGGTGCCGAGATGCCCTGGCGCTCCCCCGGCCTGACCTGAAACGACACGCTGTCCCAGAGCTGCCGGCCATCCTGAACGATGCTGAGTTGCTGGACCTCAAGCATATTCCGGTACCCGACGGGCAAAGAACTGTTGCTCGGGTAAGGCCGCCCACAGTGACTGCAACCAAGGGCTGCCGCCGTTTTCGCGCAATTCTTCAGCACTCAGGGTTTCGTGCAGTTCGCCCTGATGCAGCACGGCGATCCTGTCGGCGAAGCGCGCCGCCAGTGCCAGGTCATGGGTCACCCACAAAATCCCCCGGCCTTGCAGGCAAAAGCCCTTGAGGTGGGTCAGTAGCTGGCAGGCGTGTTCGTCATCCAGCCATGAGGTGATCTCGTCCGCGAGGATATAACGCGCAGGGGTCAGGGCCGCGCAACTGGCCAGTACGCGTTTGGCCATGCCCCCTGACAACATGCGCGGAAATTCGTCGACCAGTTCCGGCTTGAGATTGTAGTGCTTGAGTTGCTCGGCCACCGCATCGAGCCCCAGGCTGACCCCGCTCAATTGTGCGGCACGCTGCAATTGAGGCCCGACCTTGATCAGCGGGTTCAGGGCGCTGACACCCTGGGGCACGTAGCACAGGGCTTTGCCCCGCTGGTTGACCTTGCCGGCCTCCCCCAGCACCTGTCCGTCGAGCACTATTTCACCGCGACAGCGCATGTTTTCCGGGAGCAAGCCCAAAGCGCTTTGCAGCAGCAGGCTTTTGCCTTCACCGCTGGAGCCCACCAGTGCCGTCAATTCACCGGGGCGTACTTCAAGAGAGATATTGCTCAACAGCGGATGCCAGGTTTTGTTTCCCAGCCAATGGTAATGAGCAACGTCGAGCGCAAACCGGTCGAATTTCAGCATCAGGTAATCCTTATCCAGAGCTGCTGCAATGCCCGCGCAAATTGGTCAAAGACCAACACCAGACCCACCAGAATCAAACCCGGAAAAAACGCCAGCCACCAGGCGCCACTGCTCAAGTACCTTAGCGCATCTGCCAGCAACAGGCCCAATGACGGATCATGGGGTGCCAGTCCAAAACCCAGAAAGCTCAATGCCGCCGAATGCAGGACCGCATGGGGGAACATCAACAGGGTGCCAACGATCCACTGCGGCATCAGCAAGGGCAGCAAGTGATGACGCCAGCGATAGAAGCTGCTGTTGCCCAGGCGGTGCGAGAGCATCACAAAATCCGTCTCGCGGATGCGCATGATCTCGCCACGCAGGATCAGGGCCAGGCGTGGCCAGTGGGTCAGTGCCACAGCCAGGATGACCCCCTGTTTACCGCCGCCCAAAGTGAAACAAATCAATACCAGCAGCAACAAATGCGGCAGCGCCAGCATGCTGTCGATAAGCCCGCGAATCAGGTAATCCAGGGTTTTATTCAATGCACACAAACTGGCCGCCAGCATCGCCAGAAAACCGCTGCTAAAGGCCGCCGTCAGACCGATTTGCAGGCTGGTGGTCATCCCCTGAAAACACCGCAACCACAGATCACGACCCAGGCTGTCAGTGCCAAACCAGTACTCGGCAGAGGGTGGCAGGCGCCGTGCCAGCAGATCCATGGAGACATCAATATGGATGATTGAGAGACCGTAGGCGATCAATCCCAGCAGTATCAACAACGAGAGGCAAAGCCTGAGCAATGCGCCATTGGGGTTGTAAGTCATGACTGGCGCGCCGCCCCACGGTTAAGGTGCAGCAACAGCGCGTTGGCAATGCTGTTGCCGGTAAACACCAGTACCGCACAAAACATCACGATCCCCATCAACAATGGAATATCGCCGCGCAATCCGGCATCGATCGTGGCCTGCCCCAGGCCCGGATAAGCGAACACTTTTTCAGCCAGCAACGAGCCGCCGATCAACTCCCCCACCGAGGCAAACTGCAGACACAAGGCTGGAGTGATGGCGTGGCGCAGGATATGAAAGTTGATCAGCGGCCAGCCTTTGTCGCCCTGGGCATGGGCGTAACGGATAAATTCGCTGTTCATCACCTCAGCCACCCGCGAGCGGGTATGCAGGGCGATATTGCCTACGCCCAGCACCCCCAGGGCCAGCATGGGCAGGATCAAGTGCCTGAGCTTGTCACCCCAGGATGCGGTTTCGGCATTGCTGCCGGGGGTCCAGGCACAGCAGATCGGTGCCCAGTTGAGCGTCACGGCAAACAGTGACAGCAACAGCAAGCCAATCCAGAACGTCGGCATGGACGCCAGCACATAAGACAGGGTCGAGATCAGCCGGTCGGGCCAACGGTTCAGGTAACGACCCGCTGTCAGCCCCATGGCCAGACCGACGATTCCGGAAAATAGCCAGGCCGAAAACAGCAGGGCAAACGAGGTAGCAAAACGCTCACCGATCACTTGAGAGACCGGCGCGTTATAGAGCATGGAATAGCCGAAATCACCTTGCAGCATTTGCCCGAACCAGCGCAGAAAACGCTCCCACAACGGCAGGTCGAGCCCCCAGCGCGCCGCGATCAACGGGTACTGCTCGGGGGGGACGTGCAGCAGATCGTTACCTATATAGGCGCGGATCGGATCCACCGGAGAAAAACTGAGCAAGGCAAAGGTGCCCGCAGCCGTGACCAGCAGCAGGCCCATCAAGTGCACCACGAAAAGCGACACGCCGCGAATCACTGGCAGGTCCACTTCCAGCCATCGACGCTATTGAGCAACGACCAGGAGCCGTGAATTTCCGGGGCACCCTTGCCCAGGTCGACGCACTCATCGGTCAGGTAGGTGTGCTGCACATTGAGCAACCAGGCCCAGGCCGCGTCACCTTTTACCCCGACACCGGTTTTGCCGTCCCACTCCACTTGCTGCCAGAACGGCACGGCCTGCTGCCAGGTCGGCGCATCGAGGGCTTGCTGCAGATGCTGATCGACAACCGGGTTACGGTAATAGCCGGGGTTGTAGTACTCCACGCCCGCCGCCTTGCTGCTGTAGTGATGGTAAAGCTCCATCGGATCGAGGCTGCCCCAGCCAAACAGAGTCGGGTTGGCGTGCATGTTGCGCTCGACGGTTTCCCAACTGCCGGACTTCAAGTCCACGTCGATGCCCACAGGCTTGAGCATCGAACGCACGGCCTGGGCCAGATCCCGGCGGGTGGCATCGCCGCTGGCGTACCACAGGGTGACTTTAGCCGGCAGGCCATCTTTCTCACGGATGCCGTGGGCGTTTTCAATCCAGCCCGCGTCCTCCAGCAACTGTCGGGCCTTGTCGATATCGCCATCCTTGAACGCCGCATCCGGGTTGTCCCACGGTAAGCCCTGCACCCCGGTGTAGGCCGGGATCGCGTGGCCTTCGAGGATCTGGTCGGCGAGCAATTGGCGGTTGATGGCGTAGTTAATGGCTTTGCGAATGGCCACGTCGGCCGTCACATCGTTGCCGATGGGGTAGCCGTGAGCGTCTTTTTTACCTGAGGCAATGGTCGGCATCACAATGCCACGGTTTTCCACGCTGGGGCGCACCCACAGCTTCATGCCCGCGGCAGGTGTTACTGCCAGCGAAGGGGCAATACGCACAATGCCCAACTGCTTGCTTTGGGCAGCAGCAAAGGCGCTGTCTTCATCCAGGAACACAAACACCAGCTTGTTGAAGTCGTTCTTTTGCCCGGCGTAATACGGGTTGGCCTCAACAATCAACTGCTGGCCCGGCTGGTAGCTGACCAACCGGTAAGGTCCGGCGCCAATCGGCTTTTGCGCGTAGGTTTTGGCGTCGTATTTATCTGCCGAGACGATCCCCAGGGAACCGAGCACATTGACGAATGTGCTTTGCGGCGCCTTGAGCTCAATACGCACCGTGAGTGGATCAACCGCCTCAGCCTTGAGGAAGTTGCCCATATCGACCTTGCCACCACTGGCCGCCGCATTGTTGTAGGTGTAAGCCACGTCCTTGGCGGTCAGCGGCGAGCCGTCTGAGAACTTCAGGTCGGGCTTGAGCTTGAGGGTCCAGGTCTTGCCATCCGCGCTGGCCTGATAATCGCTAAGCAGAAAACTGCTCCAGGACAAATCCTCGTTTTGCTTGAGCAAAGGGCTGTGCAGCAGCAAATAGCTGCCGTGGCTCCAGCCCAGCATCGGGTCGAAGCCTTCGGTTGGTTCATCGCCAATGGCCAGCTGCAGGGTGCGGTCCTGCGCTGAATGGGCAGGCGCTGCCAGCACACTCAACAAGGCAGCCGCCACCAGGGTGTTGCGCATCCATGCAGGCTTTGACATCTATCCTCCTGATAATTAATAGCCTCGGCCAACCGGGCCTTGCGCAGGTTATCGCGCCCCACAGTAATAGCAGCCTGATTTTAAATAGCCAGTTATGCACCTGATTTTTTAGGGATTTTCCAGGCTTTACGACTTACCTTGTAACAATTGCTACAGGTCAGCTTCCCCGGACATGGCTGTGCTATACCAAGGGGTACGCTTATTCAGTCACGCCATACAGACACAGCTGACAGAGGTTCGCATGTTCAAAGGATTAGCCGGTCACCTCACAGAGAAAAACCTTCACTCGATCAACACCTTGCCGTCCAACAATATCGAATTGTTCGACTGCTATGCCGGTTTGATCCTGGGCCACCTGTACCGTAACTTCCCCTTGCCCATCACCCTGACTGCCGAACGCTTTATTGACTATAAAGGCCTGGCGGACAGCAACCGCGAGGCCTTGGAAAAGGAAGAAAGCCTGTTCCTGGCCACGGTCAAATGGCTGGCCGACATTGGCTACATCCACTTCGACGGCATGTCGGGTGTAGCCTTTTTCGAAGTAGTCCTGACCAACAGCGGGCTGTTGATCCTGCGGGCCTACCCTGAAGGCACCGACACCGCCCCAACCCTGGGCGAAAAACTGGCACAGTGCGTCATGAACGAAAATACTGCCGATATGCGGGCCTTGGTAACCCAGGCCCTGAGCTTGGGTGTGCGTATGATCAGCCCGATGAGCCGGTCGGGGATTTAAGCCAGGTGCATTGATCGGCATGCCACTGCAATGCTTCATTACTGGCCATC harbors:
- a CDS encoding ATP-binding cassette domain-containing protein — encoded protein: MLEVQQLSIVQDGRQLWDSVSFQVRPGERQGISAPSGYGKTTLGRVLAQWQSATSGRVMVGGKPLSQKGYCPVQLVPQHPEQTFNPYRTTGESLRDAWSPDAVWLERLAVNPDWLARRPDELSGGELARIALLRALDPRTRYLIADEVTAQLDAHVQAQVWQVLLEEARCRALGMIVFSHNKALLQKVCSSIWVP
- a CDS encoding ATP-binding cassette domain-containing protein — encoded protein: MLKFDRFALDVAHYHWLGNKTWHPLLSNISLEVRPGELTALVGSSGEGKSLLLQSALGLLPENMRCRGEIVLDGQVLGEAGKVNQRGKALCYVPQGVSALNPLIKVGPQLQRAAQLSGVSLGLDAVAEQLKHYNLKPELVDEFPRMLSGGMAKRVLASCAALTPARYILADEITSWLDDEHACQLLTHLKGFCLQGRGILWVTHDLALAARFADRIAVLHQGELHETLSAEELRENGGSPWLQSLWAALPEQQFFARRVPEYA
- a CDS encoding ABC transporter permease; protein product: MTYNPNGALLRLCLSLLILLGLIAYGLSIIHIDVSMDLLARRLPPSAEYWFGTDSLGRDLWLRCFQGMTTSLQIGLTAAFSSGFLAMLAASLCALNKTLDYLIRGLIDSMLALPHLLLLVLICFTLGGGKQGVILAVALTHWPRLALILRGEIMRIRETDFVMLSHRLGNSSFYRWRHHLLPLLMPQWIVGTLLMFPHAVLHSAALSFLGFGLAPHDPSLGLLLADALRYLSSGAWWLAFFPGLILVGLVLVFDQFARALQQLWIRIT
- a CDS encoding ABC transporter permease, whose protein sequence is MSLFVVHLMGLLLVTAAGTFALLSFSPVDPIRAYIGNDLLHVPPEQYPLIAARWGLDLPLWERFLRWFGQMLQGDFGYSMLYNAPVSQVIGERFATSFALLFSAWLFSGIVGLAMGLTAGRYLNRWPDRLISTLSYVLASMPTFWIGLLLLSLFAVTLNWAPICCAWTPGSNAETASWGDKLRHLILPMLALGVLGVGNIALHTRSRVAEVMNSEFIRYAHAQGDKGWPLINFHILRHAITPALCLQFASVGELIGGSLLAEKVFAYPGLGQATIDAGLRGDIPLLMGIVMFCAVLVFTGNSIANALLLHLNRGAARQS
- a CDS encoding ABC transporter substrate-binding protein, whose amino-acid sequence is MSKPAWMRNTLVAAALLSVLAAPAHSAQDRTLQLAIGDEPTEGFDPMLGWSHGSYLLLHSPLLKQNEDLSWSSFLLSDYQASADGKTWTLKLKPDLKFSDGSPLTAKDVAYTYNNAAASGGKVDMGNFLKAEAVDPLTVRIELKAPQSTFVNVLGSLGIVSADKYDAKTYAQKPIGAGPYRLVSYQPGQQLIVEANPYYAGQKNDFNKLVFVFLDEDSAFAAAQSKQLGIVRIAPSLAVTPAAGMKLWVRPSVENRGIVMPTIASGKKDAHGYPIGNDVTADVAIRKAINYAINRQLLADQILEGHAIPAYTGVQGLPWDNPDAAFKDGDIDKARQLLEDAGWIENAHGIREKDGLPAKVTLWYASGDATRRDLAQAVRSMLKPVGIDVDLKSGSWETVERNMHANPTLFGWGSLDPMELYHHYSSKAAGVEYYNPGYYRNPVVDQHLQQALDAPTWQQAVPFWQQVEWDGKTGVGVKGDAAWAWLLNVQHTYLTDECVDLGKGAPEIHGSWSLLNSVDGWKWTCQ